The following are encoded together in the Anoplopoma fimbria isolate UVic2021 breed Golden Eagle Sablefish chromosome 9, Afim_UVic_2022, whole genome shotgun sequence genome:
- the si:ch73-100l22.3 gene encoding uncharacterized protein si:ch73-100l22.3 isoform X1: MEDYDTFVQRRLSSWRGREEDNNNNNNNNNNKPPAASSLIRCYGRAILPPLLSGEQREEMRRHRDAAQRAAVHRKIKDESRMAYVQTILHSVQLRKTTTLEELLQESEIDTKSSYSHNAIGGVVSQSNLFKGTNDSLLLSPPSGRKEKDGVYLPPLTSTTYSAIFASNVTPQQSYQEGCLIDQHYSQQGSQPMHQSESSGFVTYENGENTTSVSERIDAERQSHGFGSSEEGGFFLLNTSNTIAKMPDIINYPPIDGEELERSGLESSFCNNSIVVEDICCTLLQEDSVICDPAPMDKSESSHLDSTEGDDNLSFTTMPDIDKDHNLDRIEGPVSSPENSGLTDNLELSQTLSTHHSPTTELHIQLDSTESEPADNHVDEEKPFEEPYRLSLQALLKKSQEYRRHQRMFRNQAKNTRIQERTQEQTRAEEQSLSDKENDELPYKRTGPTEGKKTKERRMSVETSPKKSWKNERIIESEFFGDKANFKSESTHLTGNGHAKEMTTVEEETILKNNKLNISQEIITEPKQISTFLLLQPTSAETSPVQKYHSIPAPSFCRSPVHCKSKGSIQDGESLDGVEASRKVFIGAGLIEDHKVGEVNLGCNNSPTAVSSTVNLMVGGDVTSVSVKNSQHIDQLESNLSSLKVLISDLESTLTENLENHDQTESNAQSELSFKGTKDSPKSDCDYCEDKLRNDEVSNDAEEDQRYGKWPRRQSLDNFKKMQEDTGPELSSCDTDDVKETEAVNVSELRLVKTLATERGKENETCKGGLTKSNGQHGGSRKSTAKHILSVTQQLRIPNVFRNVPSAATASHNVSVLSDTSNRPVESRSETAGEGHNSTQSPSLNLSYDVDAPSGLWLLEGSGSDMGSKGHLVQEKHLTPESGSEGQGGSSKVKRRLLMHMTEVTRDRSADASRGADSVVRPNSSTPRAAAVPWYEGHGSQEDKQEQLKQAHAAQVRALQDEHRRQQEELLQALAVRYRRLQSVSFPYSMSSSHLGDTLTFPTLSQPSSPLSERHRPLLSAAVKGFLARRLLKTERVAQLVRTVRDTHQFLLALQQQSPGRGELSSRQDLLLQERVTLQLRAARYEVYDIFFSLSAGERMQLISQDRELARERELRRQSGHPRGKSSLSTATQKSLERKRGLMIQKKAAERHTGIVTRTGHHTGLSAKQPPETKRGQFRANPQRVPKSTYSSRPR, encoded by the exons ATGGAGGACTACGACACGTTTGTGCAGCGTCGCCTCTCCTCgtggaggggaagagaggaggacaacaacaacaacaacaacaacaacaacaacaaacctcCTGCGGCCTCTTCTCTCATCCGCTGCTACGGACGAGCCATCCTGCCTCCCCTG CTCTCaggggagcagagagaggagatgcGGCGACACAGAGATGCAGCGCAGAGAGCTGCTGTCCACAGAAAGATAAAGGATGAGTCAAGAATGGCCTACGTTCAAACTATCCTGCACAGTGTTCAG CTGAGGAAGACAACAACACTAGAAGAGTTGCTTCAAGAGTCTGAGATCGACACAAAATCTTCATATTCCCATAACGCCATCGGTGGAGTTGTGTCACAGAGCAATTTATTCAAAGGAACAAATGATAGTCTTTTGCTCTCCCCACCATCcggaaggaaagaaaaggatgGTGTTTATCTTCCTCCTTTGACATCAACTACATATAGTGCCATTTTTGCCTCTAATGTGACACCTCAGCAAAGTTACCAGGAAGGCTGCCTTATTGACCAACATTACAGCCAGCAGGGATCTCAGCCAATGCACCAGTCAGAATCCTCTGGTTTTGTGACCTACGAGAACGGTGAGAACACCACCAGTGTCTCTGAGAGGATtgatgcagagagacagagccaTGGCTTTGGCTCCTCAGAGGAAGGTGGCTTTTTCCTTCTCAACACCTCAAACACAATCGCCAAGATGCCAGATATTATTAACTACCCACCCATAGATGGCGAGGAATTGGAAAGGAGTGGACTGGAGTCATCCTTTTGTAATAACTCAATAGTCGTAGAAGACATTTGTTGCACCTTGCTCCAGGAAGATTCAGTCATATGTGACCCTGCACCGATGGATAAATCTGAAAGCAGCCATCTGGACAGCACAGAGGGTGATGACAACCTTTCCTTTACCACAATGCCTGACATTGACAAAGATCACAATTTGGACAGAATTGAGGGCCCCGTCTCTTCACCAGAAAACAGTGGCCTTACAGACAATCTAGAGTTATCACAGACATTAAGCACTCATCACAGTCCAACAACAGAGTTGCATATTCAGCTCGACTCCACAGAATCAGAGCCAGCGGACAACCACGTAGATGAGGAAAAGCCATTTGAGGAGCCTTATCGTCTGAGCCTCCAGGCCTTGCTTAAGAAATCTCAGGAGTATCGGCGGCACCAGCGGATGTTTAGGAACCAAGCCAAAAACACTAGAATTCAGGAGAGGACCCAAGAACAGACAAGGGCGGAGGAGCAGAGCCTCTCTGATAAGGAGAATGATGAGCTCCCTTACAAAAGGACCGGGCCCACAGAGGGGAAGAAAACCAAAGAGAGGAGAATGTCTGTGGAAACGTCCCCAAAGAAATCATGGAAAAATGAGAGGATCATTGAGAGTGAGTTTTTCGGGGATAAGGCTAACTTTAAATCTGAAAGCACACATTTAACAGGAAATGGACATGCTAAGGAAATGACTACTGTTGAGGAGGAaacaatcttaaaaaataataagctGAACATTTCACAAGAGATCATAACAGAGCCTAAACAAATAAGCACCTTCCTCCTGCTACAGCCCACATCAGCAGAGACCTCGCCTGTTCAGAAATATCACAGTATCCCAGCCCCTAGTTTCTGTAGGAGTCCTGTGCACTGCAAGAGCAAAGGAAGTATCCAAGATGGAGAATCTCTCGATGGGGTTGAGGCCTCGAGGAAAGTTTTTATCGGGGCTGGTTTGATTGAAGACCACAAGGTTGGAGAAGTAAACCTTGGATGTAACAACAGTCCCACCGCAGTTTCTTCCACCGTGAATCTCATGGTTGGAGGTGATGTAACAAGCGTTTCAGTCAAGAATTCACAGCACATAGATCAACTTGAGTCCAACCTGTCCAGTCTAAAAGTACTGATCTCAGATCTGGAGTCCACACTGACAGAAAACTTGGAGAATCACGACCAAACTGAGAGCAACGCTCAAAGTGAGTTAAGTTTTAAAGGCACCAAGGACTCTCCTAAAAGTGATTGTGACTATTGTGAGGACAAACTGAGGAATGATGAGGTTAGCAATGATGCAGAGGAAGACCAAAGGTACGGAAAGTGGCCGAGAAGACAATCATTAGACAATTTCAAGAAAATGCAGGAAGATACAGGACCTGAACTGAGCAGTTGTGACACAGACGATGTAAAAGAAACCGAGGCAGTGAACGTAAGCGAGCTCAGGCTTGTCAAAACCTTAGctacagagagaggaaaggagaatgAGACATGTAAAGGAGGACTTACAAAGAGTAATGGACAGCATGGCGGCAGTAGAAAGTCTACAGCTAAGCACATCCTCTCTGTAACACAGCAGCTGCGAATTCCTAATGTATTCAGAAATGTTCCATCCGCAGCCACAGCTTCGCACAACGTCTCGGTGCTTTCGGATACCAGTAACCGTCCAGTGGAAAGCAGGAGTGAGACAGCTGGAGAAGGTCACAACTCTACCCAGTCGCCATCTCTCAACCTGTCGTATGACGTGGACGCACCGTCTGGCCTGTGGCTCCTCGAAGGGTCAGGATCCGACATGGGCTCAAAAGGTCATCTTGTTCAGGAGAAACATCTGACCCCAGAGAGTGGGAGTGAGGGTCAGGGCGGGTCATCCAAGGTCAAACGGAGGCTGCTCATGCACATGACGGAGGTGACGCGGGACAGGAGTGCCGATGCCAGCAGAGGAGCAGACTCTGTGGTCAGACCCAACTCCAGCACTCCTAGAG CTGCTGCAGTGCCGTGGTACGAAGGCCATGGCAGTCAAGAAGACAAGCAGGAACAACTGAAACAGGCCCACGCTGCTCAGGTCCGAGCCCTGCAAGATGAGCACAGGAGACAACAGGAAGAACTACTGCAG gcatTGGCAGTGCGTTACCGTCGCCTCCAGAGCGTGTCCTTCCCTTACTCCATGTCAAGCTCACATCTTGGGGACACGTTGACCTTTCCTACCCTCTCTCAG cccTCCAGCCCGCTCTCAGAGCGCCACCGCCCCCTGCTGTCAGCAGCTGTGAAAGGTTTTCTGGCTCGCAGGCTGCTGAAGACTGAGAGAGTGGCGCAGCTGGTGCGCACCGTCAGA gaCACACATCAGTTCCTGCTggccctccagcagcagagcccCGGCAGAGGAGAGCTTTCTAGCAGACAGGATCTTTTATTGCAGGAGAGAGTCACTCTGCAG CTGCGCGCTGCCCGTTATGAGGTCTATGACATCTTCTTCAGCCTGTCAGCCGGAGAGAGGATGCAGCTGATCAGCCAGGACAGAGAGCTGGCCAGGGAGAGAGAGCTCAGACGACAG agTGGACATCCCAGAGGAAAGAGCTCTCTGTCAACTGCAACACAAAAATcactggagagaaagagaggattgAT GATCCAGAAAAAGGCAGCAGAAAGGCACACGGGAATTGTGACAAGGACTGGACACCACACTGGACTCTCTGCAAAGCAGCCGCCTGAAACGAAACGAGGACAGTTCAGAGCAAATCCTCAGAGGGTCCCCAAGAGCACTTACTCCTCCAGACCCCGATGA
- the sirt7 gene encoding NAD-dependent protein deacetylase sirtuin-7, translated as MEEEEEEADAGVSSRTERKALEKAKILQRESERKLLKLVGRVLKKPECERSEEEAAVLLLHRDTVEELCKRQARRSVLKRKQEELYDVADELKNKVKQLAEAVEQAKHLVVYTGAGISTAASIPDYRGPNGVWTQLQKGQSVSSSDLSKAEPTLTHMCIRMLHKEKLVKHVVSQNCDGLHLRSGLPRNALSELHGNMFIEVCTSCSPVRESVRLFDVTERTSLHRHGTGRRCSQCSGELRDTIVHFGERGTLEQPLNWKGAGEAAEMADVILCLGSSLKVLKKYACLWCMNRPASKRPKLYIVNLQWTPKDDLAVLKINGKCDDIMRLLMEELNMQIPVYDRSEDPIFSLATSLLQDEVNSHTREVIAPFDGQEVCLPGSAEQAEESTAVQGGWFGRGYGKGRKKKKKKKAA; from the exons atggaggaggaggaggaggaggcagacgCCGGTGTCTCTTCACGGACGGAGAGGAAAGCGTTGGAAAAGGCCAAAATACTCCAacgagagagcgagaggaagCTCCTAAAACTG GTGGGACGGGTCCTGAAGAAGCCGGAGTGTGAGCGGTCTGAGGAGGAGGCCGCCGTGTTGCTGCTGCACAGAGACACTGTGGAGGAGCTCTGCAAGAGACAAGCCCGCAGGAGTGTCCTCAagaggaagcaggaggag CTGTACGATGTTGCCGATGAGCTGAAGAATAAAGTCAAGCAGCTGGCTGAGGCAGTCGAACAAGCTAAACACCTGGTGGTATACACCGGAGCCGGCATAAGTACG GCCGCTTCCATCCCAGACTACAGGGGCCCCAATGGGGTGTGGACACAGCTACAGAAGGGCCAGAGCGTCAG TTCGTCTGACCTGAGTAAAGCTGAGCCGACCCTCACGCACATGTGCATTAGGATGCTTCATAAGGAAAAGCTG gTAAAGCATGTTGTTTCTCAAAACTGTGATGGACTTCACTTGCGTAGCGGTCTACCCAGAAATGCCCTGTCCGAGCTCcatggaaacatgtttattgaG GTGTGTACATCCTGTTCCCCGGTCAGGGAGTCTGTCCGTTTATTTGACGTGACGGAGCGGACCTCGCTGCACCGCCACGGGACAGGCCGCAGGTGCAGCCAGTGTAGTGGTGAACTCAGGGACACCATAGTGCACTTCGGGGAACGTGGGACCCTGGAGCAACCTCTCAACTGGAAGGGAGCTGGAGAAGCTGCAGAGATGGCGGATGTTATCCTCTGCTTAGGCTCCAGTCTTAAG GTTTTGAAGAAATACGCCTGTCTTTGGTGCATGAACAGACCAGCGAGCAAAAGGCCCAAACTCTACATTGTCAACCTCCAG TGGACACCAAAAGATGATCTGGCTGTGCTAAAAATTAATGGCAAGTGTGATGATATCATGAGACTTCTTATGGAGGAGCTGAACATGCAGATTCCTGTATATGACCG GTCAGAGGACCCCATCTTCAGTCTAGCCACATCTCTGCTGCAAGATGAGGTCAACAGCCACACTCGTGAGGTCATCGCTCCCTTTGATGGGCAGGAGGTCTGCTTACCTGGATCTGCAGAGCAGGCAGAAGAATCCACAGCGGTGCAGGGCGGCTGGTTTGGACGAGGCTACGgcaaaggaaggaagaagaagaagaagaagaaagctgCATAA
- the si:ch73-100l22.3 gene encoding uncharacterized protein si:ch73-100l22.3 isoform X2: MEDYDTFVQRRLSSWRGREEDNNNNNNNNNNKPPAASSLIRCYGRAILPPLLSGEQREEMRRHRDAAQRAAVHRKIKDESRMAYVQTILHSVQLRKTTTLEELLQESEIDTKSSYSHNAIGGVVSQSNLFKGTNDSLLLSPPSGRKEKDGVYLPPLTSTTYSAIFASNVTPQQSYQEGCLIDQHYSQQGSQPMHQSESSGFVTYENGENTTSVSERIDAERQSHGFGSSEEGGFFLLNTSNTIAKMPDIINYPPIDGEELERSGLESSFCNNSIVVEDICCTLLQEDSVICDPAPMDKSESSHLDSTEGDDNLSFTTMPDIDKDHNLDRIEGPVSSPENSGLTDNLELSQTLSTHHSPTTELHIQLDSTESEPADNHVDEEKPFEEPYRLSLQALLKKSQEYRRHQRMFRNQAKNTRIQERTQEQTRAEEQSLSDKENDELPYKRTGPTEGKKTKERRMSVETSPKKSWKNERIIESEFFGDKANFKSESTHLTGNGHAKEMTTVEEETILKNNKLNISQEIITEPKQISTFLLLQPTSAETSPVQKYHSIPAPSFCRSPVHCKSKGSIQDGESLDGVEASRKVFIGAGLIEDHKVGEVNLGCNNSPTAVSSTVNLMVGGDVTSVSVKNSQHIDQLESNLSSLKVLISDLESTLTENLENHDQTESNAQSELSFKGTKDSPKSDCDYCEDKLRNDEVSNDAEEDQRYGKWPRRQSLDNFKKMQEDTGPELSSCDTDDVKETEAVNVSELRLVKTLATERGKENETCKGGLTKSNGQHGGSRKSTAKHILSVTQQLRIPNVFRNVPSAATASHNVSVLSDTSNRPVESRSETAGEGHNSTQSPSLNLSYDVDAPSGLWLLEGSGSDMGSKGHLVQEKHLTPESGSEGQGGSSKVKRRLLMHMTEVTRDRSADASRGADSVVRPNSSTPRAAAVPWYEGHGSQEDKQEQLKQAHAAQVRALQDEHRRQQEELLQPSSPLSERHRPLLSAAVKGFLARRLLKTERVAQLVRTVRDTHQFLLALQQQSPGRGELSSRQDLLLQERVTLQLRAARYEVYDIFFSLSAGERMQLISQDRELARERELRRQSGHPRGKSSLSTATQKSLERKRGLMIQKKAAERHTGIVTRTGHHTGLSAKQPPETKRGQFRANPQRVPKSTYSSRPR, translated from the exons ATGGAGGACTACGACACGTTTGTGCAGCGTCGCCTCTCCTCgtggaggggaagagaggaggacaacaacaacaacaacaacaacaacaacaacaaacctcCTGCGGCCTCTTCTCTCATCCGCTGCTACGGACGAGCCATCCTGCCTCCCCTG CTCTCaggggagcagagagaggagatgcGGCGACACAGAGATGCAGCGCAGAGAGCTGCTGTCCACAGAAAGATAAAGGATGAGTCAAGAATGGCCTACGTTCAAACTATCCTGCACAGTGTTCAG CTGAGGAAGACAACAACACTAGAAGAGTTGCTTCAAGAGTCTGAGATCGACACAAAATCTTCATATTCCCATAACGCCATCGGTGGAGTTGTGTCACAGAGCAATTTATTCAAAGGAACAAATGATAGTCTTTTGCTCTCCCCACCATCcggaaggaaagaaaaggatgGTGTTTATCTTCCTCCTTTGACATCAACTACATATAGTGCCATTTTTGCCTCTAATGTGACACCTCAGCAAAGTTACCAGGAAGGCTGCCTTATTGACCAACATTACAGCCAGCAGGGATCTCAGCCAATGCACCAGTCAGAATCCTCTGGTTTTGTGACCTACGAGAACGGTGAGAACACCACCAGTGTCTCTGAGAGGATtgatgcagagagacagagccaTGGCTTTGGCTCCTCAGAGGAAGGTGGCTTTTTCCTTCTCAACACCTCAAACACAATCGCCAAGATGCCAGATATTATTAACTACCCACCCATAGATGGCGAGGAATTGGAAAGGAGTGGACTGGAGTCATCCTTTTGTAATAACTCAATAGTCGTAGAAGACATTTGTTGCACCTTGCTCCAGGAAGATTCAGTCATATGTGACCCTGCACCGATGGATAAATCTGAAAGCAGCCATCTGGACAGCACAGAGGGTGATGACAACCTTTCCTTTACCACAATGCCTGACATTGACAAAGATCACAATTTGGACAGAATTGAGGGCCCCGTCTCTTCACCAGAAAACAGTGGCCTTACAGACAATCTAGAGTTATCACAGACATTAAGCACTCATCACAGTCCAACAACAGAGTTGCATATTCAGCTCGACTCCACAGAATCAGAGCCAGCGGACAACCACGTAGATGAGGAAAAGCCATTTGAGGAGCCTTATCGTCTGAGCCTCCAGGCCTTGCTTAAGAAATCTCAGGAGTATCGGCGGCACCAGCGGATGTTTAGGAACCAAGCCAAAAACACTAGAATTCAGGAGAGGACCCAAGAACAGACAAGGGCGGAGGAGCAGAGCCTCTCTGATAAGGAGAATGATGAGCTCCCTTACAAAAGGACCGGGCCCACAGAGGGGAAGAAAACCAAAGAGAGGAGAATGTCTGTGGAAACGTCCCCAAAGAAATCATGGAAAAATGAGAGGATCATTGAGAGTGAGTTTTTCGGGGATAAGGCTAACTTTAAATCTGAAAGCACACATTTAACAGGAAATGGACATGCTAAGGAAATGACTACTGTTGAGGAGGAaacaatcttaaaaaataataagctGAACATTTCACAAGAGATCATAACAGAGCCTAAACAAATAAGCACCTTCCTCCTGCTACAGCCCACATCAGCAGAGACCTCGCCTGTTCAGAAATATCACAGTATCCCAGCCCCTAGTTTCTGTAGGAGTCCTGTGCACTGCAAGAGCAAAGGAAGTATCCAAGATGGAGAATCTCTCGATGGGGTTGAGGCCTCGAGGAAAGTTTTTATCGGGGCTGGTTTGATTGAAGACCACAAGGTTGGAGAAGTAAACCTTGGATGTAACAACAGTCCCACCGCAGTTTCTTCCACCGTGAATCTCATGGTTGGAGGTGATGTAACAAGCGTTTCAGTCAAGAATTCACAGCACATAGATCAACTTGAGTCCAACCTGTCCAGTCTAAAAGTACTGATCTCAGATCTGGAGTCCACACTGACAGAAAACTTGGAGAATCACGACCAAACTGAGAGCAACGCTCAAAGTGAGTTAAGTTTTAAAGGCACCAAGGACTCTCCTAAAAGTGATTGTGACTATTGTGAGGACAAACTGAGGAATGATGAGGTTAGCAATGATGCAGAGGAAGACCAAAGGTACGGAAAGTGGCCGAGAAGACAATCATTAGACAATTTCAAGAAAATGCAGGAAGATACAGGACCTGAACTGAGCAGTTGTGACACAGACGATGTAAAAGAAACCGAGGCAGTGAACGTAAGCGAGCTCAGGCTTGTCAAAACCTTAGctacagagagaggaaaggagaatgAGACATGTAAAGGAGGACTTACAAAGAGTAATGGACAGCATGGCGGCAGTAGAAAGTCTACAGCTAAGCACATCCTCTCTGTAACACAGCAGCTGCGAATTCCTAATGTATTCAGAAATGTTCCATCCGCAGCCACAGCTTCGCACAACGTCTCGGTGCTTTCGGATACCAGTAACCGTCCAGTGGAAAGCAGGAGTGAGACAGCTGGAGAAGGTCACAACTCTACCCAGTCGCCATCTCTCAACCTGTCGTATGACGTGGACGCACCGTCTGGCCTGTGGCTCCTCGAAGGGTCAGGATCCGACATGGGCTCAAAAGGTCATCTTGTTCAGGAGAAACATCTGACCCCAGAGAGTGGGAGTGAGGGTCAGGGCGGGTCATCCAAGGTCAAACGGAGGCTGCTCATGCACATGACGGAGGTGACGCGGGACAGGAGTGCCGATGCCAGCAGAGGAGCAGACTCTGTGGTCAGACCCAACTCCAGCACTCCTAGAG CTGCTGCAGTGCCGTGGTACGAAGGCCATGGCAGTCAAGAAGACAAGCAGGAACAACTGAAACAGGCCCACGCTGCTCAGGTCCGAGCCCTGCAAGATGAGCACAGGAGACAACAGGAAGAACTACTGCAG cccTCCAGCCCGCTCTCAGAGCGCCACCGCCCCCTGCTGTCAGCAGCTGTGAAAGGTTTTCTGGCTCGCAGGCTGCTGAAGACTGAGAGAGTGGCGCAGCTGGTGCGCACCGTCAGA gaCACACATCAGTTCCTGCTggccctccagcagcagagcccCGGCAGAGGAGAGCTTTCTAGCAGACAGGATCTTTTATTGCAGGAGAGAGTCACTCTGCAG CTGCGCGCTGCCCGTTATGAGGTCTATGACATCTTCTTCAGCCTGTCAGCCGGAGAGAGGATGCAGCTGATCAGCCAGGACAGAGAGCTGGCCAGGGAGAGAGAGCTCAGACGACAG agTGGACATCCCAGAGGAAAGAGCTCTCTGTCAACTGCAACACAAAAATcactggagagaaagagaggattgAT GATCCAGAAAAAGGCAGCAGAAAGGCACACGGGAATTGTGACAAGGACTGGACACCACACTGGACTCTCTGCAAAGCAGCCGCCTGAAACGAAACGAGGACAGTTCAGAGCAAATCCTCAGAGGGTCCCCAAGAGCACTTACTCCTCCAGACCCCGATGA